A single Aminobacterium mobile DSM 12262 DNA region contains:
- a CDS encoding DctP family TRAP transporter solute-binding subunit: MKKLHVFALVLALVLAFSGIAVAAEYNWRLAEEEIVGSVCDVYANEFARLLADKSNGRIKLDVYPQGTLGTPTEMFELCLNGAIEFALVGPGQCGAIVPENQIFSLQFLFSDDDMVNEKVLASSKALNEMLAGVYEKKSLKVLSYFSEGAMYWTANKPILTPEDFKGLKMRVMPSEMLVETYKAYGANPTPLSFTELYSSLQLNMVEGQENAPYIIQEMKFMEVQKYLIESKHNIYVMHTLANADFFNGLPEDIQKIVLECIEELRPFVYKVQQELNDKRLDMMVKAFKPDQKLLKLEHDQRMRFREIAKNADEKYFELSGNPEFAKELLKTFRSEMAEAEKN, from the coding sequence ATGAAAAAGCTTCATGTTTTTGCTTTAGTACTGGCCCTTGTTCTTGCTTTTTCCGGAATAGCTGTAGCGGCAGAGTATAATTGGCGTTTAGCAGAGGAAGAGATAGTAGGAAGTGTCTGTGACGTTTATGCAAACGAATTTGCTCGACTTCTTGCAGATAAATCAAATGGCAGAATCAAACTCGATGTATATCCTCAAGGGACGCTCGGTACTCCTACAGAAATGTTTGAGCTGTGCTTGAATGGAGCGATAGAGTTTGCTCTTGTCGGTCCCGGACAGTGCGGTGCCATCGTTCCAGAAAATCAGATATTCTCTCTTCAGTTTCTTTTCTCCGATGACGATATGGTAAACGAGAAAGTCCTTGCTTCCAGTAAGGCTCTCAATGAGATGTTGGCTGGTGTGTACGAGAAAAAAAGCCTGAAGGTTTTGTCTTACTTTAGCGAGGGTGCCATGTATTGGACAGCAAACAAGCCCATATTGACTCCTGAGGATTTCAAGGGGCTTAAAATGCGAGTTATGCCTTCGGAGATGCTTGTAGAGACCTATAAGGCTTATGGAGCCAATCCCACACCCCTCTCCTTTACTGAACTTTACAGCTCTCTTCAGCTGAACATGGTTGAGGGGCAGGAAAATGCCCCCTACATTATTCAGGAAATGAAGTTTATGGAAGTTCAGAAGTATCTTATTGAATCTAAGCATAATATCTATGTTATGCATACCCTTGCCAATGCCGACTTTTTCAATGGATTGCCAGAAGATATTCAGAAGATTGTTCTTGAGTGTATAGAAGAGCTTCGGCCTTTTGTTTATAAGGTACAGCAGGAGCTGAATGATAAACGCCTCGATATGATGGTAAAGGCTTTCAAACCCGACCAGAAGCTTCTGAAGCTTGAGCACGATCAGAGAATGCGCTTCCGTGAAATTGCTAAAAATGCAGACGAGAAGTATTTTGAGCTTTCGGGCAATCCGGAATTTGCGAAAGAGCTTCTTAAAACCTTCAGATCTGAAATGGCAGAAGCAGAGAAGAACTAA
- the ftcD gene encoding glutamate formimidoyltransferase, with product MAKKQYVHAVPNFSNGKDKEVIEAVVDEIRKAKGVKLIGYFPDADFNRTVIECLGEPEPLKKALLNMAGKAYELIDMEKQKGKHPRIGAQDTIPVFPLRNISLEECTELAEEIGKEIWERYQVPVYFSGENARTPERKELAYIRKGQYEGLKEVAHTPERRPDLGPAKLHPTAGATIVSAATHNLVAVNMILNTTDMEIGKRIAKMMRGPSGGFSTIRAVAFKPDGYDNVAVSMNMFDTVNTPIYRVFQVVENEAKRYGLTIIGTQICGTLPQDALLNCAEYFLRIVDFDRNQILENNILALDEEE from the coding sequence TTGGCTAAGAAACAGTATGTTCATGCAGTTCCCAACTTTAGTAATGGAAAAGATAAGGAAGTTATTGAAGCCGTTGTTGATGAAATTCGTAAGGCTAAAGGAGTTAAGCTGATCGGCTATTTCCCCGATGCTGACTTTAATAGAACGGTTATAGAATGCCTTGGAGAGCCAGAGCCTTTGAAAAAAGCCTTATTGAATATGGCAGGCAAAGCTTACGAGCTCATCGATATGGAGAAACAGAAAGGGAAGCACCCTCGCATTGGAGCTCAGGATACGATCCCGGTTTTCCCTCTTCGCAATATCTCTCTTGAGGAGTGTACGGAGCTTGCAGAGGAGATAGGAAAAGAAATTTGGGAGCGCTATCAAGTCCCAGTCTATTTTAGTGGAGAAAATGCCAGGACTCCTGAACGCAAAGAATTAGCGTATATCCGAAAGGGCCAATATGAAGGGCTGAAGGAAGTTGCTCATACACCAGAGCGCCGTCCTGATCTTGGACCGGCTAAACTTCATCCAACTGCTGGTGCTACTATAGTAAGCGCTGCTACTCATAACCTCGTAGCTGTGAATATGATCCTCAATACGACAGACATGGAGATTGGAAAACGGATCGCTAAAATGATGCGTGGACCTAGTGGTGGATTTAGTACTATTCGTGCAGTTGCATTTAAACCGGATGGTTATGATAATGTAGCTGTCTCCATGAATATGTTTGATACGGTCAATACTCCAATCTATAGGGTGTTTCAGGTTGTGGAGAACGAAGCTAAACGTTATGGCCTTACCATAATAGGCACACAGATTTGTGGCACTTTACCTCAGGACGCGCTCTTGAACTGCGCTGAATACTTCCTTCGCATAGTAGATTTTGACCGGAATCAGATTCTGGAGAACAATATTCTGGCACTAGACGAAGAGGAGTAG
- a CDS encoding cyclodeaminase/cyclohydrolase family protein yields MLVDLNLRQFVGELASDSPAPGGGSVAALSGALGAGLISMVCNLTIGKNGYEAHEAEMKEVRGEAENLYNSLLERIDRDTEAFNKVMAAFKMKKDTEEEKAVRKEAIQKAFKEACDSPFAIAEECLAVIRLADRIVDKGNTNAMSDMGVAAAQALAGLEGAIMNVRINIPSIKDAAYVSEKESAVQKILAEGKSLRDTIQKKVDAKL; encoded by the coding sequence ATGCTAGTTGATCTGAATTTAAGGCAATTTGTAGGGGAACTGGCCTCAGATTCTCCAGCTCCGGGAGGTGGAAGTGTAGCCGCCCTTTCCGGTGCTCTCGGTGCAGGGCTGATTTCCATGGTTTGCAATCTTACCATTGGTAAAAACGGCTACGAAGCCCATGAAGCCGAAATGAAAGAGGTCAGAGGGGAAGCAGAAAATCTCTATAACAGTTTATTAGAGCGAATTGATCGTGATACGGAAGCTTTTAACAAAGTTATGGCTGCTTTTAAAATGAAGAAAGATACAGAAGAAGAAAAAGCAGTTCGTAAGGAAGCAATTCAGAAAGCTTTTAAGGAAGCTTGCGATTCACCTTTCGCTATAGCGGAGGAATGCCTGGCGGTAATTCGTCTCGCTGATAGGATTGTGGATAAGGGTAATACCAACGCTATGAGTGATATGGGCGTGGCTGCTGCTCAGGCTTTGGCTGGACTTGAGGGTGCCATTATGAACGTTCGTATTAACATTCCTTCAATCAAAGATGCTGCCTATGTATCTGAAAAAGAGAGTGCGGTACAAAAAATACTGGCAGAAGGAAAATCCCTTCGAGACACCATCCAGAAGAAAGTTGATGCTAAACTTTAG
- a CDS encoding formate--tetrahydrofolate ligase, with product MLSDIEIARSAKLKPIVEVASQLGIGEDELELYGKYKAKVTYSLWDRIKDRQDGKLILVTAITPTAAGEGKTTTTVGLGQGLAKLGKRVSIALREPSLGPSFGVKGGAAGGGYSQVVPMEEINLHFTGDLHAITAAHNLLAALLDNHIQQGNVLNIDPRRIVFRRVMDLNERALRNVIIGLGGKANGVPRESGFDITVASEVMAILCLSGSIRELKERLSQIVVGYTYEGMAVTAGDLNAQGSMAVLLKDALKPNLVQTLEHVPAFVHGGPFANIAHGCNSLQATKYGLKLSDYFITEAGFGADLGAEKFFDIKCRIGGLRPSAVVIVATVRALKMHGGVAKSELTKENVEALGKGIPNLEKHIENMQSFGLPVVVAINRFPTDTELELALVEERCSALGVSVSLSEIWAKGGEGGLDLAKRVMEATEKPNTFHYLYKETESPKVKIEKIAKEMYGAKSVAYTAQAEKDLEEIHRLGKDELLVCMAKTQASISDNPSLIGRPEGFELTVREVRLSAGAGFMIPITGSIMTMPGLPKVPAAMKIDVDDEGNITGLF from the coding sequence ATGCTGAGTGATATAGAGATAGCACGAAGCGCAAAGCTGAAGCCCATAGTTGAAGTAGCATCGCAGCTGGGGATAGGAGAAGACGAGCTGGAGTTGTATGGGAAGTACAAGGCGAAGGTGACGTACAGTCTCTGGGATCGAATCAAGGATCGTCAGGACGGGAAGCTCATCTTGGTGACAGCCATCACTCCTACGGCTGCAGGGGAAGGGAAGACGACCACAACGGTGGGGTTGGGTCAGGGATTGGCGAAGCTTGGCAAGCGAGTGAGCATAGCTCTCCGGGAACCGTCGCTTGGTCCGAGTTTTGGAGTGAAGGGAGGAGCGGCAGGAGGAGGTTACTCTCAAGTAGTTCCCATGGAAGAGATCAACCTTCATTTCACGGGAGATCTTCATGCCATTACAGCGGCTCATAACCTTCTGGCAGCGCTTCTGGACAACCATATCCAGCAGGGCAACGTTCTGAACATAGATCCTCGTCGAATAGTGTTTCGTCGTGTAATGGATCTGAACGAACGAGCTCTTCGGAACGTGATCATCGGCCTAGGAGGGAAGGCGAACGGAGTTCCCCGTGAGTCTGGATTCGACATAACGGTGGCCTCAGAAGTGATGGCGATTTTATGTTTATCAGGGAGCATTCGAGAGCTGAAGGAGCGTCTTTCCCAGATAGTTGTAGGGTATACATACGAAGGGATGGCAGTGACGGCAGGGGATCTGAACGCCCAAGGCTCCATGGCAGTGCTGTTGAAGGATGCGTTGAAGCCGAATTTGGTTCAGACCCTAGAGCATGTTCCGGCCTTTGTTCACGGCGGTCCTTTCGCGAACATCGCTCATGGTTGTAACAGCCTTCAGGCGACGAAATATGGCTTGAAACTCTCAGACTACTTTATTACCGAGGCAGGTTTTGGAGCGGATCTTGGGGCAGAGAAGTTTTTCGACATTAAGTGTCGCATCGGAGGTTTGCGTCCGTCGGCGGTTGTGATAGTAGCGACGGTACGAGCGTTGAAGATGCACGGTGGCGTGGCGAAGAGCGAACTGACGAAAGAGAACGTCGAAGCTTTGGGGAAGGGTATACCGAACCTTGAGAAGCATATAGAAAACATGCAGAGTTTTGGCTTGCCGGTAGTGGTTGCGATCAACCGTTTTCCCACCGATACAGAGTTGGAACTTGCGTTGGTGGAAGAGCGTTGCAGTGCTCTTGGAGTCTCAGTCTCGCTGTCGGAGATTTGGGCGAAGGGTGGGGAGGGGGGCCTTGATCTTGCGAAACGAGTCATGGAGGCGACAGAGAAGCCGAATACGTTCCATTACCTGTATAAAGAGACAGAGAGCCCGAAGGTGAAGATCGAGAAGATAGCGAAGGAGATGTACGGAGCGAAGAGCGTAGCGTACACCGCTCAGGCTGAGAAAGACCTGGAGGAGATTCATCGATTGGGGAAGGACGAACTGCTGGTGTGCATGGCAAAGACCCAGGCGTCCATATCGGACAACCCATCTCTTATCGGTCGTCCGGAAGGTTTCGAGTTGACAGTCCGGGAGGTTCGTCTTTCTGCCGGAGCAGGCTTTATGATCCCCATAACGGGTTCAATTATGACCATGCCAGGCTTGCCGAAGGTGCCGGCAGCCATGAAGATAGACGTAGACGACGAGGGAAATATTACTGGTTTGTTCTAA
- the lepB gene encoding signal peptidase I, producing the protein MAVKPWWRETLETILWAVALALILRTFVVQSYWIPSGSMIPTLEIGDRVMAAKFWYLFSEPKRGQVVVFKFPDDPKKDFVKRIIALPGEKVEIQDGVVYVDGSALEESYVKNQDSVSMLPLVVPEGHYFMMGDNRPHSWDGRYWDHHFVPKKAMRGPAFFRFWPLSRIGIPR; encoded by the coding sequence ATGGCTGTTAAACCATGGTGGCGCGAGACCCTGGAAACCATTTTATGGGCAGTGGCTCTTGCTCTCATACTTCGGACTTTCGTTGTGCAATCCTATTGGATCCCAAGTGGCTCCATGATTCCTACCTTAGAAATAGGGGATCGTGTTATGGCTGCTAAATTTTGGTACCTTTTTTCGGAGCCGAAACGGGGACAGGTGGTAGTTTTTAAGTTTCCAGATGACCCCAAGAAAGATTTTGTCAAAAGGATTATCGCTTTACCAGGAGAAAAAGTGGAGATACAAGACGGAGTGGTGTATGTGGATGGATCAGCACTCGAAGAATCTTATGTGAAGAATCAAGATTCTGTTTCTATGCTTCCTTTGGTCGTTCCAGAAGGACATTACTTTATGATGGGTGATAACAGGCCTCATTCGTGGGATGGACGCTATTGGGATCATCATTTTGTCCCTAAAAAAGCCATGCGCGGACCTGCTTTTTTTCGCTTTTGGCCCCTTAGTCGAATTGGCATCCCGCGCTAA
- a CDS encoding CoA-binding protein, whose translation MEEKEIKKRILCTSSSIVIIGASSREERPVFSVMKYLAAVGHSLYPVNPTYAGEKILGFSCVSSIKDLSVPADIVALFISPSLQKDVVEDLILFKERLRAKRGPALVDSMEDPILLKEHTVIWFQPGSENPYFEGLLQEKGFHVISHACMMMDHRRNCSQIR comes from the coding sequence ATGGAGGAAAAAGAGATAAAAAAGCGTATTCTTTGTACTTCATCTTCAATAGTGATAATCGGAGCTTCTTCTCGAGAAGAGCGACCGGTTTTTTCAGTTATGAAGTATCTAGCCGCTGTGGGGCATTCACTTTATCCAGTAAATCCTACATATGCCGGAGAAAAAATTCTTGGATTCTCGTGTGTTTCTTCGATTAAGGATCTCTCTGTTCCTGCAGATATAGTGGCTCTTTTTATCTCTCCTTCTCTTCAAAAAGATGTTGTAGAAGACCTCATATTATTTAAAGAACGCCTACGTGCTAAAAGAGGACCTGCGTTGGTTGACTCAATGGAAGATCCGATATTATTAAAAGAACATACTGTTATTTGGTTCCAGCCTGGATCTGAAAACCCATATTTTGAAGGTCTTCTTCAAGAAAAAGGGTTCCATGTAATAAGCCATGCTTGTATGATGATGGACCATAGACGGAACTGTTCGCAAATACGATAA
- a CDS encoding acyl-CoA thioesterase, with protein sequence MREVTISLRVRYGETDQMGVVYYANYLTWFEIGRTEYCRALSTPYVLWEERGVFLPVVEVHCRYKASAYYDDVICVSTWVQELKQSSINFCYRVFRKEDSKLLVEGWTRHAFVDKAGRLLRGAHPFYQWIQKYVEGEVHGA encoded by the coding sequence TTGCGTGAAGTCACGATTTCTTTACGCGTTCGATATGGAGAGACAGACCAGATGGGGGTTGTGTATTACGCTAATTACCTCACGTGGTTTGAGATAGGACGTACCGAGTACTGCCGAGCCCTGAGTACCCCCTATGTCCTTTGGGAAGAGAGAGGGGTTTTTCTGCCAGTAGTGGAAGTGCATTGTAGATATAAGGCATCTGCGTATTACGATGATGTTATTTGTGTTTCTACCTGGGTTCAGGAATTGAAACAGTCGAGTATAAATTTTTGCTATCGTGTTTTTCGGAAAGAGGATTCTAAGCTTTTAGTAGAAGGCTGGACTCGTCATGCTTTTGTTGATAAGGCGGGAAGGCTTCTGCGAGGAGCCCATCCTTTTTATCAATGGATTCAGAAATATGTAGAAGGGGAAGTCCATGGGGCGTAA
- the iorA gene encoding indolepyruvate ferredoxin oxidoreductase subunit alpha, whose amino-acid sequence MEVACTVSKKAILLGNEAIARGIVEAGCAVATAYPGTPSSEILPAIASFADELGTSTAVEWGVNEKVAFEMATAAAFTGLRSCAVMKQVGLNVAADPFMSAAHFDMKGGMLLVVADDPGPHSSQTEQDSRFFAYFAKVPCFDPASAEEAKKMVFDAYELSERHHIIAMLRPSVRVDHCRQDVELREVLPVAADIKFEKDPARWVCLPASVRINHPKLNKKNDAIREEFETLYPHYNYEIPAKGKASLGIIASGVSFSIVMDIIKSWGRTDISVLKIGTPVPLPVKMVTNFIDRHENVLVLEEPYPVVEMQLLDRSKVKGRWNGFVPRAGELLPELIEEIVLKALGEEVENAVDSDLKSALEDLKITPRKPMLCPGCPHRASVFSIRQAIPNAINPSDIGCYTLTVNQKGADAVMDMGAAITMSSGLFLAHKVAGKEQPIVATIGDSTFFHMGIPGLVSAVYNRHAFVLGILDNRTTAMTGAQSNPSVGDKLRKGDEGQVVEIEHVVRGCGVSYVKTLEAYDIQSGKELVKEAWEHARTHREPAVLIFKHPCMLLREKQDKIPVNVDQDKCIGCKFCINFFNCPGLVFDEETKRAYIDERFCVSCGVCTQVCPHGAIVPVEEA is encoded by the coding sequence ATGGAGGTGGCGTGTACGGTGAGCAAAAAAGCGATACTCTTAGGTAATGAAGCGATCGCTCGCGGTATAGTAGAGGCTGGATGTGCGGTTGCTACAGCATATCCAGGCACCCCTTCGTCTGAAATTTTGCCGGCAATTGCAAGTTTTGCAGATGAGTTGGGAACGTCTACAGCTGTAGAGTGGGGAGTCAACGAAAAGGTAGCTTTTGAAATGGCTACCGCGGCAGCTTTTACAGGGCTTCGCTCTTGCGCCGTAATGAAGCAAGTAGGGTTGAATGTAGCCGCAGACCCTTTTATGAGTGCTGCTCATTTTGATATGAAAGGTGGCATGTTGCTTGTTGTCGCCGATGATCCAGGTCCTCATAGTTCCCAGACAGAACAGGATAGCCGGTTTTTCGCTTATTTCGCTAAAGTCCCATGTTTTGATCCGGCCTCAGCAGAAGAAGCCAAGAAAATGGTTTTCGATGCGTATGAACTTTCTGAAAGACATCATATTATTGCCATGCTACGACCAAGTGTTCGAGTTGACCACTGTCGGCAAGATGTAGAATTGAGGGAAGTCCTTCCTGTTGCAGCAGATATTAAGTTTGAAAAAGACCCGGCACGGTGGGTTTGCCTCCCTGCTAGCGTGCGCATTAATCACCCCAAATTAAACAAGAAAAATGATGCCATTCGAGAGGAGTTTGAAACGCTCTATCCTCATTATAATTATGAGATTCCAGCAAAGGGCAAAGCTTCATTGGGGATTATCGCATCGGGAGTTTCTTTCTCTATAGTTATGGATATTATAAAATCTTGGGGGCGCACTGATATTTCTGTGCTTAAAATAGGCACTCCTGTCCCTCTCCCGGTTAAGATGGTGACTAATTTTATAGACCGGCATGAGAATGTTTTAGTTCTTGAAGAGCCCTATCCCGTTGTGGAAATGCAGCTTTTAGATCGCAGCAAGGTCAAAGGACGATGGAATGGTTTTGTTCCTAGAGCCGGAGAGCTTTTGCCTGAACTCATCGAAGAGATTGTATTAAAAGCTTTGGGTGAAGAGGTAGAGAACGCTGTCGATAGCGATTTAAAATCTGCCCTTGAAGATTTAAAGATTACCCCTCGAAAGCCCATGCTATGTCCTGGATGTCCGCATCGAGCAAGTGTTTTTTCTATACGACAAGCCATTCCTAATGCTATTAACCCTTCGGATATAGGGTGTTATACCCTTACGGTTAATCAAAAAGGCGCAGATGCTGTTATGGATATGGGAGCAGCTATAACTATGAGTTCGGGGCTTTTCCTGGCCCATAAAGTGGCGGGAAAGGAGCAGCCGATTGTAGCGACTATTGGTGATTCCACATTTTTCCATATGGGAATACCGGGCTTAGTTAGTGCTGTCTATAATAGGCACGCCTTCGTTTTGGGTATTTTGGACAACCGTACTACAGCTATGACGGGAGCTCAATCTAATCCATCTGTGGGAGATAAACTGCGCAAGGGCGATGAGGGGCAGGTTGTAGAAATTGAACACGTAGTGCGGGGATGTGGCGTTTCTTATGTGAAAACTCTTGAGGCTTATGACATTCAAAGTGGTAAGGAATTAGTGAAAGAAGCGTGGGAGCACGCTAGAACTCACAGGGAACCAGCTGTTCTTATTTTTAAACATCCATGTATGCTCCTTCGGGAAAAACAGGACAAAATTCCTGTTAACGTAGATCAAGATAAATGCATTGGATGTAAGTTCTGTATTAACTTCTTTAATTGTCCAGGACTTGTTTTTGATGAAGAGACCAAAAGAGCTTATATTGACGAGCGATTCTGTGTATCCTGCGGTGTTTGTACTCAAGTATGCCCTCACGGGGCTATAGTTCCGGTAGAGGAGGCGTAA
- a CDS encoding 2-oxoacid:acceptor oxidoreductase family protein: MQYVIVGIGGQGILFSTKVLGHIAMTRGENVMGSEVHGMAQRGGSVISHFKVGDYKSPLVKAGEADVLLAFDQNEAIRNLQFLRKEGSLVVNVFDEAAFHNDHLQAYLEKRKIKLFKIKGYDILKNHMGGNFLFLNVLILGALCASDVANVEIGEVREAIKQLSPGKFAEANLKVLNLGYDALL; this comes from the coding sequence ATGCAGTATGTCATCGTTGGAATAGGTGGGCAAGGGATTCTTTTTTCCACAAAAGTTTTAGGGCACATTGCTATGACTCGTGGCGAAAACGTTATGGGGAGCGAAGTCCACGGGATGGCACAGAGGGGGGGCTCTGTAATAAGTCATTTTAAGGTGGGAGACTATAAGAGCCCATTGGTAAAAGCAGGTGAAGCAGATGTGCTTCTCGCTTTTGATCAGAATGAGGCGATACGTAATCTTCAGTTTCTTCGTAAGGAGGGCAGTTTGGTCGTAAATGTTTTTGATGAAGCGGCTTTCCATAATGATCATCTTCAAGCATATTTAGAAAAAAGGAAAATCAAGTTATTTAAGATTAAAGGGTACGATATACTCAAAAACCATATGGGGGGCAATTTTCTGTTCTTAAATGTTTTGATTCTCGGAGCTCTTTGCGCGTCCGATGTAGCTAACGTGGAGATTGGGGAAGTTCGGGAAGCTATTAAACAGCTTTCACCTGGAAAGTTTGCGGAGGCTAACCTCAAGGTTTTGAACCTCGGATATGATGCACTGCTGTAA
- a CDS encoding type II secretion system protein: protein MLVVIAIFSIISGSLLFSIKYPSISRLKEVGARREAERLALWLESRIVRAHFLQEDFSIRILPEHIPIDIVRVKWKSIKLEKYEAHGDAWFYVSGRSTLYRYNPYWHTLSPALVLNVLSAPYGGKAICRIVISPHCRVSIKDGM, encoded by the coding sequence TTGCTCGTGGTCATTGCCATTTTTTCCATTATTTCCGGTTCTTTACTTTTTTCTATTAAATATCCCTCTATATCACGATTGAAAGAAGTGGGAGCTCGTAGAGAAGCAGAACGCCTTGCCCTTTGGCTGGAATCCAGAATTGTTAGAGCACATTTTCTTCAGGAAGATTTCTCGATTCGTATATTGCCAGAGCATATTCCCATAGATATAGTGAGGGTGAAGTGGAAGTCAATAAAATTGGAGAAGTATGAAGCTCACGGGGACGCGTGGTTTTATGTAAGTGGACGAAGTACCTTATATAGGTATAATCCGTATTGGCATACCCTTTCTCCAGCTCTCGTTTTAAATGTATTATCGGCACCGTACGGGGGGAAAGCCATATGTCGTATAGTTATATCTCCCCATTGTCGTGTGAGCATTAAAGACGGGATGTAA
- the lepB gene encoding signal peptidase I, with protein MAAVKPWWREIVETILWALVLALLLRTFVVQAFWIPSGSMLPTLAPGDRVLVAKFWYALQKPERGEIFVFKYPWDPKRDFVKRIIGLPGDTFDIREGVVYINGQPLAERYVKKRDDFSLFPNMIFPRVPIHIPEKMYFAMGDNRAHSQDSRYWGFVPEKNIHGPVFFRYWPLNRIGVVR; from the coding sequence ATGGCAGCGGTAAAACCATGGTGGAGAGAGATTGTGGAAACAATATTATGGGCTCTTGTCCTTGCTCTTCTCTTGAGGACGTTCGTAGTGCAGGCTTTTTGGATTCCGAGTGGCTCTATGCTTCCTACTCTAGCCCCAGGCGATCGGGTTCTCGTGGCTAAATTTTGGTATGCTCTTCAGAAACCGGAACGGGGAGAGATTTTTGTATTTAAATACCCATGGGACCCGAAACGAGACTTTGTGAAGCGCATTATAGGATTGCCTGGGGATACATTCGATATCCGGGAAGGGGTTGTTTATATTAACGGGCAGCCTTTAGCGGAAAGGTATGTGAAAAAACGAGATGATTTTTCTCTTTTCCCTAACATGATCTTTCCTCGAGTTCCAATTCACATTCCAGAGAAAATGTATTTTGCTATGGGTGATAATCGAGCTCATTCCCAAGATAGCCGCTATTGGGGATTTGTTCCAGAAAAAAATATACATGGACCAGTTTTTTTTCGATATTGGCCATTAAATAGAATAGGAGTTGTTCGTTAG
- a CDS encoding YlqF/YawG family GTPase produces MPRTVWYPGHMAKGKRKLEELAKKLDLIFEVRDARAPNMTSSPLTESFSKVCPVYIILSRADLAEEGATKAWLHFFKEKKRKVWALNLLEGKIEPLRRDILRLRPPYRELRVAVMGIPNVGKSLFLNLLVGRKRAQVGGVPGVTRGVSWYKGQDILAVDSPGILDPRSHVEIHRRLAWLGSSRPDVIGGCDAIAVSLLSFLRERGLWRLIEDKWGIPDEGEDNLILLEKIGRRLGCLVSGGRVDLALAGQRFIDAFATGKLGRVTLEWPGERYPWEID; encoded by the coding sequence GTGCCTCGTACAGTCTGGTATCCGGGTCATATGGCGAAAGGCAAGCGGAAGCTTGAGGAGTTGGCGAAAAAACTGGATTTGATTTTTGAAGTCCGGGATGCTCGTGCTCCCAATATGACGTCATCGCCTTTAACAGAAAGCTTTTCTAAAGTATGCCCTGTCTATATTATCCTTTCTCGCGCAGACCTTGCAGAGGAAGGTGCAACAAAAGCGTGGCTTCATTTCTTTAAAGAGAAAAAGAGGAAAGTATGGGCTTTAAACCTATTAGAGGGGAAGATAGAGCCGTTGCGCCGTGATATTCTTCGCCTTCGCCCGCCCTATAGAGAGCTGAGAGTAGCGGTTATGGGTATTCCGAATGTAGGAAAGTCTCTTTTTCTGAACCTTCTTGTAGGGCGCAAACGCGCACAAGTCGGAGGAGTCCCAGGTGTCACCCGTGGAGTATCTTGGTATAAAGGACAGGATATATTAGCAGTAGATTCTCCTGGTATCCTTGATCCTCGTTCCCATGTGGAGATACATCGCAGGTTAGCGTGGTTAGGGAGTAGCCGTCCCGATGTAATAGGAGGCTGTGATGCTATAGCTGTTTCTCTTCTTTCGTTTTTGAGGGAACGAGGTCTATGGCGCCTTATAGAGGACAAGTGGGGAATTCCGGATGAAGGGGAAGATAATCTTATCCTTCTTGAAAAGATAGGGCGGCGTCTTGGTTGTCTTGTAAGTGGAGGTCGAGTGGACTTGGCTCTTGCGGGGCAGCGGTTTATTGACGCCTTTGCCACGGGAAAATTAGGAAGGGTCACTTTAGAGTGGCCAGGGGAGCGATATCCATGGGAGATCGATTAA
- a CDS encoding ribonuclease HII, producing MGDRLIAGVDEAGRGPLAGPVVAAAVVLSQSQKIALEAIGLNDSKKLTAKKREKIFHVMLNIGVLWKAQAASAKRIDTLNILQASLWAMNRAVRKLPLVFEEVIVDGTFCIPGLETIVQEAIPKADATVPEVAAASIVAKVLRDRAMIALDKIYPAYGFKKHKGYPTSAHRLVLAQIGPSPIHRRSFTWKDPS from the coding sequence ATGGGAGATCGATTAATTGCGGGTGTGGATGAAGCAGGGAGGGGACCTTTGGCAGGGCCAGTAGTTGCCGCGGCTGTTGTTCTGTCTCAATCTCAAAAAATAGCCTTAGAAGCTATAGGTTTGAACGATTCTAAAAAATTAACAGCAAAAAAACGGGAAAAAATTTTTCATGTTATGCTTAATATAGGAGTACTTTGGAAGGCTCAGGCGGCTTCTGCAAAGCGTATTGATACTTTAAATATCTTACAAGCCTCTCTTTGGGCTATGAATCGTGCTGTACGAAAATTGCCCCTAGTTTTTGAAGAGGTTATTGTTGACGGAACTTTTTGTATTCCAGGCCTGGAGACCATTGTTCAAGAAGCTATTCCAAAAGCTGACGCTACTGTTCCTGAGGTGGCAGCTGCTTCTATTGTGGCAAAGGTGCTTAGAGATCGGGCTATGATAGCTCTTGATAAGATATATCCTGCCTATGGTTTTAAAAAACATAAAGGGTATCCTACTTCCGCCCATCGTCTTGTTTTGGCTCAAATAGGACCTTCTCCCATACACCGCCGAAGTTTTACATGGAAGGATCCGTCATAA